The Zygosaccharomyces rouxii strain CBS732 chromosome G complete sequence genome contains a region encoding:
- the DPP1 gene encoding bifunctional diacylglycerol diphosphate phosphatase/phosphatidate phosphatase (similar to uniprot|Q05521 Saccharomyces cerevisiae YDR284C DPP1 Diacylglycerol pyrophosphate (DGPP) phosphatase zinc-regulated vacuolar membrane-associated lipid phosphatase dephosphorylates DGPP to phosphatidate (PA) and Pi then PA to diacylglycerol involved in lipid signaling and cell metabolism), with protein sequence MAISRLSFGSTSLTATSHWVKWRISDFIVLIVSIVINVPVYYQHPFQRQFYIDDLTISHPYTKHERVSNGMLLIYSLVVPTVSIITVWALLADKRHRWHLLYISLLGLYLSWSLNVLFTNYIKNWIGRLRPDFLARCEPREGLPKDTLLNAADVCTTQNVERLLEGFRTTPSGHSSESFSGLGYLYLWLCGQLITDHPQTGLWRKIVAFLPLLGAMLIALSRTQDYRHHFLDVILGSAIGCSFAHYIYRRYFPAVDNPLPFKPLLDDSDVNELDSTTHQPLQGSEMAPLSS encoded by the coding sequence ATGGCAATAAGCAGACTGTCATTTGGTAGCACTAGCCTTACGGCTACGAGCCATTGGGTGAAATGGAGAATTTCTGATTTCATTGTCTTAATCGTGAGTATAGTAATTAATGTCCCTGTTTATTATCAACATCCCTTCCAAAGGCAGTTTTACATTGACGATTTGACTATATCCCATCCGTATACTAAACATGAACGTGTGAGTAACGGAATGTTGCTCATATACAGCCTAGTGGTTCCTACGGTGAGTATTATAACGGTTTGGGCGCTTTTGGCCGACAAAAGACATAGGTGGCATCTACTCTATATCTCACTGCTAGGTCTGTATCTTTCCTGGTCATTAAATGTATTATTTACCAATTatatcaagaattggattgGCAGATTGAGGCCAGATTTCTTAGCTCGCTGTGAACCTAGGGAAGGTCTTCCTAAAGATACATTATTGAATGCTGCAGATGTCTGTACTACTCAGAATGTGGAGCGCTTATTAGAAGGGTTTAGAACTACACCTTCAGGACACTCGAGTGAAAGTTTCTCTGGTTTAGGATATCTTTACCTATGGCTATGTGGACAATTGATCACTGATCACCCACAAACTGGATTATGGCGGAAAATTGTAGCGTTTTTACCCTTACTAGGAGCTATGTTAATTGCGTTGTCGAGAACACAGGACTATAGACATCACTTCCTTGACGTTATCCTCGGTTCTGCTATAGGGTGCTCCTTCGCTCACTACATCTATAGAAGGTACTTCCCGGCTGTAGATAATCCCCTACCTTTCAAACCATTGTTAGATGATTCCGATGTTAACGAGTTAGATTCTACGACTCATCAACCTTTACAGGGGTCAGAGATGGCACCCTTGTCCTCTTGA